A genomic region of Gossypium hirsutum isolate 1008001.06 chromosome D01, Gossypium_hirsutum_v2.1, whole genome shotgun sequence contains the following coding sequences:
- the LOC107905285 gene encoding elongation factor 1-alpha isoform X1 — translation MSSMSRWIIFNPTGKKETLVKPKLNHWLLKLKEAASLTCFLLSFQLLRGEPFLCSDSQLVFSLSLQSFIMGKEKVHINLVVIGHVDSGKSTTTGHLIYKLGGIDKRVIERFEKEAAEMNKRSFKYAWVLDKLKAERERGITIDIALWKFETTKYYCTVIDAPGHRDFIKNMITGTSQADCAVLIIDSTTGGFEAGISKDGQTREHALLAFTLGVRQMICCCNKMDATTPKYSKARFDEIVKEVSSYLKKVGYNPEKIPFVPISGFEGDNMIERSTNLDWYKGPTLLEALDQITEPKRPSDKPLRLPLQDVYKIGGIGTVPVGRVETGVLKPGMVVTFGPTGLTTEVKSVEMHHESLPEAFPGDNVGFNVKNVAVKDLKRGFVASNSKDDPAKEAANFTSQVIIMNHPGQIGNGYAPVLDCHTSHIAVKFSELLTKIDRRSGKELEKEPKFLKNGDAGMVKMIPTKPMVVETFSEYPPLGRFAVRDMRQTVAVGVIKSVEKKDPTGAKVTKSAAKKK, via the exons CGGGTAAGAAAGAAACCCTAGTTAAACCAAAGTTGAATCACTGGCTACTTAAGCTAAAGGAGGCTGCCTCCCTCACTTGCTTTCTACTTTCATTTCAGCTATTACGTGGAGAGCCTTTTTTGTGTAGCGATTCTCAGTTAGTCTTTTCTTTAAGCTTACAG AGTTTTATAATGGGTAAGGAGAAGGTTCACATCAACCTTGTTGTCATTGGCCATGTCGACTCTGGCAAGTCGACCACTACCGGTCATTTGATCTACAAGCTTGGTGGTATTGACAAGCGTGTGATTGAGAGGTTCGAGAAGGAGGCTGCTGAAATGAACAAAAGGTCATTCAAGTATGCTTGGGTGCTTGACAAGCTTAAGGCTGAGCGTGAACGTGGTATCACCATTGATATTGCCCTGTGGAAGTTTGAGACCACCAAATACTATTGCACCGTTATTGATGCACCTGGACACCGTGACTTTATCAAGAACATGATTACCGGTACCTCACAGGCTGACTGTGCTGTTCTCATTATTGACTCGACCACTGGTGGTTTTGAAGCTGGTATCTCTAAAGATGGTCAGACTCGTGAGCATGCTTTGCTTGCTTTTACCCTCGGTGTTAGGCAGATGATTTGCTGCTGCAACAAG ATGGATGCAACAACCCCAAAGTACTCAAAGGCAAggtttgatgaaattgtcaaggaaGTCTCTTCTTATCTTAAGAAAGTTGGTTACAACCCTGAGAAGATCCCATTTGTCCCAATCTCTGGTTTTGAGGGTGACAACATGATCGAGAGATCTACAAACCTCGATTGGTACAAGGGTCCTACTCTCCTTGAGGCTCTTGACCAGATCACCGAGCCCAAGAGGCCCTCGGATAAGCCACTCCGTCTTCCACTTCAGGATGTCTACAAGATTGGTGGTATTGGAACTGTCCCTGTTGGTCGTGTTGAAACTGGTGTCCTCAAACCCGGTATGGTTGTTACTTTTGGTCCTACTGGTCTGACCACTGAAGTTAAGTCTGTTGAGATGCACCATGAATCCCTCCCGGAAGCTTTCCCTGGTGACAATGTTGGGTTCAACGTTAAAAACGTTGCTGTTAAGGATCTTAAACGTGGTTTTGTTGCTTCAAACTCCAAGGATGATCCGGCCAAGGAAGCTGCCAACTTCACCTCTCAGGTTATCATCATGAACCACCCTGGCCAAATTGGAAATGGTTATGCCCCAGTCCTCGACTGCCACACCTCTCACATTGCTGTCAAATTTTCCGAACTGTTGACCAAGATTGACAGACGATCTGGCAAGGAACTCGAGAAGgaacccaagttcttgaagaacGGTGATGCAGGTATGGTAAAGATGATTCCCACCAAACCCATGGTTGTTGAGACTTTCTCTGAATACCCACCACTTGGACGTTTTGCTGTCCGTGACATGCGCCAGACTGTTGCCGTCGGTGTCATCAAGAGTGTTGAGAAGAAGGACCCAACTGGTGCTAAGGTCACCAAATCTGCTGCCAAGAAGAAATGA
- the LOC107905285 gene encoding elongation factor 1-alpha isoform X2 has protein sequence MGKEKVHINLVVIGHVDSGKSTTTGHLIYKLGGIDKRVIERFEKEAAEMNKRSFKYAWVLDKLKAERERGITIDIALWKFETTKYYCTVIDAPGHRDFIKNMITGTSQADCAVLIIDSTTGGFEAGISKDGQTREHALLAFTLGVRQMICCCNKMDATTPKYSKARFDEIVKEVSSYLKKVGYNPEKIPFVPISGFEGDNMIERSTNLDWYKGPTLLEALDQITEPKRPSDKPLRLPLQDVYKIGGIGTVPVGRVETGVLKPGMVVTFGPTGLTTEVKSVEMHHESLPEAFPGDNVGFNVKNVAVKDLKRGFVASNSKDDPAKEAANFTSQVIIMNHPGQIGNGYAPVLDCHTSHIAVKFSELLTKIDRRSGKELEKEPKFLKNGDAGMVKMIPTKPMVVETFSEYPPLGRFAVRDMRQTVAVGVIKSVEKKDPTGAKVTKSAAKKK, from the exons ATGGGTAAGGAGAAGGTTCACATCAACCTTGTTGTCATTGGCCATGTCGACTCTGGCAAGTCGACCACTACCGGTCATTTGATCTACAAGCTTGGTGGTATTGACAAGCGTGTGATTGAGAGGTTCGAGAAGGAGGCTGCTGAAATGAACAAAAGGTCATTCAAGTATGCTTGGGTGCTTGACAAGCTTAAGGCTGAGCGTGAACGTGGTATCACCATTGATATTGCCCTGTGGAAGTTTGAGACCACCAAATACTATTGCACCGTTATTGATGCACCTGGACACCGTGACTTTATCAAGAACATGATTACCGGTACCTCACAGGCTGACTGTGCTGTTCTCATTATTGACTCGACCACTGGTGGTTTTGAAGCTGGTATCTCTAAAGATGGTCAGACTCGTGAGCATGCTTTGCTTGCTTTTACCCTCGGTGTTAGGCAGATGATTTGCTGCTGCAACAAG ATGGATGCAACAACCCCAAAGTACTCAAAGGCAAggtttgatgaaattgtcaaggaaGTCTCTTCTTATCTTAAGAAAGTTGGTTACAACCCTGAGAAGATCCCATTTGTCCCAATCTCTGGTTTTGAGGGTGACAACATGATCGAGAGATCTACAAACCTCGATTGGTACAAGGGTCCTACTCTCCTTGAGGCTCTTGACCAGATCACCGAGCCCAAGAGGCCCTCGGATAAGCCACTCCGTCTTCCACTTCAGGATGTCTACAAGATTGGTGGTATTGGAACTGTCCCTGTTGGTCGTGTTGAAACTGGTGTCCTCAAACCCGGTATGGTTGTTACTTTTGGTCCTACTGGTCTGACCACTGAAGTTAAGTCTGTTGAGATGCACCATGAATCCCTCCCGGAAGCTTTCCCTGGTGACAATGTTGGGTTCAACGTTAAAAACGTTGCTGTTAAGGATCTTAAACGTGGTTTTGTTGCTTCAAACTCCAAGGATGATCCGGCCAAGGAAGCTGCCAACTTCACCTCTCAGGTTATCATCATGAACCACCCTGGCCAAATTGGAAATGGTTATGCCCCAGTCCTCGACTGCCACACCTCTCACATTGCTGTCAAATTTTCCGAACTGTTGACCAAGATTGACAGACGATCTGGCAAGGAACTCGAGAAGgaacccaagttcttgaagaacGGTGATGCAGGTATGGTAAAGATGATTCCCACCAAACCCATGGTTGTTGAGACTTTCTCTGAATACCCACCACTTGGACGTTTTGCTGTCCGTGACATGCGCCAGACTGTTGCCGTCGGTGTCATCAAGAGTGTTGAGAAGAAGGACCCAACTGGTGCTAAGGTCACCAAATCTGCTGCCAAGAAGAAATGA
- the LOC107905284 gene encoding protein IQ-DOMAIN 1 encodes MGKKVKWLSSLKKAFNPESKEKKNQILDKQVHLGPSSSNAAAPTLETVNLSPPPQPEDEKIIKPETVAEATDDDVVVAPAVPTPAAVTVVQRRLNTDSRFAGKSMEEVAAIKIQTAFRVYMAKRALRALRGLVRLKSLMEGPAVKRQATSTLRCMQTLSRVQCQIRMRRIRMTEENQALQRQILQKHAKELVNLQMGEDWDDSLQSKEQIEASLLSKHKAAMRRERAMAYSFTHQQTWKNGSKSMNPLFMDMNNPTWGWSWLERWMAARPWEGHGVTGKEPNNDQSSVKNAHFEGEISKAYARYQLNLDNKQSPKSSQKPNRTSSHLSPSPKPPSTPSRKLKSASPSGSIIAPDDDTRSIVSVQSERNRRHSIAGSSVRDDESLASSPSLPSYMVPTKSARAKTRLQSPLGLEANGTPDKGPIMSTKKRLSYPPSPAKPRRHSGPPRVDTSIITNTEVGAVNDGVI; translated from the exons ATGGGAAAGAAAGTAAAATGGCTATCTTCTTTAAAGAAAGCCTTCAATCCAGagtcaaaggaaaagaaaaaccag ATTTTGGATAAGCAAGTGCATTTGGGTCCTAGTAGTTCTAATGCAGCTGCACCCACATTAGAAACTGTTAATTTGTCCCCTCCACCTCAGCCGGAAGATGAGAAAATAATCAAACCCGAGACGGTTGCTGAAGCTACCGATGATGATGTTGTTGTTGCTCCAGCGGTTCCGACCCCGGCTGCTGTTACGGTCGTTCAACGCCGACTTAATACAGATTCTCGGTTTGCTGGAAAATCTATGGAGGAAGTTGCAGCGATCAAAATTCAGACAGCTTTTCGAGTTTACATG GCGAAAAGAGCATTGCGTGCTTTACGAGGACTTGTGAGGCTGAAATCGTTAATGGAAGGACCTGCGGTGAAACGGCAAGCGACGAGTACCCTTCGTTGTATGCAAACACTTTCTCGTGTGCAGTGTCAGATTCGGATGAGGAGAATCCGTATGACCGAAGAAAATCAAGCTCTTCAGAGACAAATCTTGCAGAAACATGCGAAAGAGCTTGTGAATTTGCAG ATGGGGGAAGATTGGGACGATAGCTTGCAATCGAAGGAACAAATCGAAGCGAGCTTATTGAGCAAACACAAAGCTGCAATGAGACGAGAAAGGGCAATGGCTTATTCATTTACTCATCAG CAAACTTGGAAGAATGGTTCGAAATCCATGAATCCGTTATTCATGGATATGAACAATCCGACATGGGGTTGGAGTTGGTTAGAACGATGGATGGCCGCTCGACCATGGGAAGGACATGGCGTGACGGGAAAAGAACCGAACAACGACCAGTCATCGGTAAAGAATGCACATTTCGAAGGAGAAATCAGCAAAGCTTACGCTCGTTACCAACTCAATTTGGATAATAAACAATCCCCGAAATCAAGCCAAAAGCCAAACCGAACATCAAGTCACCTATCCCCTTCTCCGAAACCACCTTCCACACCATCCCGAAAGCTGAAGTCCGCAAGCCCTAGCGGCAGTATCATTGCCCCGGATGACGACACAAGAAGCATAGTCAGCGTGCAATCCGAACGGAACCGAAGGCACAGCATTGCCGGCTCATCGGTGCGTGACGACGAGAGCTTAGCAAGCTCGCCGTCACTTCCGAGTTATATGGTACCAACTAAATCGGCAAGAGCCAAAACCAGGTTGCAAAGTCCCTTGGGACTAGAAGCGAATGGTACACCCGATAAAGGACCGATCATGTCGACCAAAAAACGACTGTCATATCCACCTTCACCGGCCAAGCCGAGGCGGCACTCCGGCCCACCGAGAGTCGATACCAGCATTATTACTAATACAGAAGTTGGTGCGGTGAATGATGGAGTCATTTAA
- the LOC107905283 gene encoding mitochondrial import inner membrane translocase subunit TIM14-3, whose product MQQQSRDSTEMVAPLIAGIAVAAAAYAGRYSIRAWQAFKARPPTARVRRFYEGGFQPSMTRREAALILGVRESTPAEKIKEAHRRVMVANHPDAGGSHYLASKINEAKDMMLRRNKGGSGSAF is encoded by the exons ATGCAACAACAATCCAGAGATAGCACAGAAATG gttgCTCCTTTAATAGCCGGAATCGCGGTGGCGGCGGCTGCTTATGCGGGGAGATATAGTATTAGGGCTTGGCAGGCGTTTAAGGCAAGACCGCCGACGGCTAGGGTTCGAAGATTTTATGAGGGTGGGTTTCAGCCTAGTATGACACGGAGAGAAGCCGCTCTTATTCTCGGCGTAAG AGAAAGTACTCCGGCGGAAAAGATTAAGGAAGCGCATAGGAGGGTGATGGTTGCGAATCATCCCGACGCCGGTGGAAGCCATTACCTTGCATCGAAGATCAACGAAGCGAAAGATATGATGCTGAGGAGAAACAAAGGTGGCAGTGGCTCAGCATTTTGA